From Bifidobacterium sp. ESL0790, one genomic window encodes:
- a CDS encoding CapA family protein: MGHKARHDARHTAYHSAHARRSGTGASTRTVTPILVILAIIVVACVALFIGFEHYHSSTASGENGANGNTVALSKKATPKPVTTHHGNSPDCPDNDCISIFVNGDLLFHEGLWKNFQNNPSATDGTAFNFDPLFAPMKPYIQSSDIAICEFETPIAQRGGPYTAYPIFNIPPEVADAAAHVGYTACTHGTNHSWDQGSEGIARLWDTLAADGIAQTGSYKTQADSMKPLVITSPTGGGKLGLLTGTVSLNGMTADQDWQVDRLREAGDPNHEADIQKAVTKANAARKQGADVVAIAMHSVQEYLDYADSWQVSEAHELADTGAFDVIYGAGCHCAQPIEHYHNTWIVYGLGNAVTVTSYIPGNEVNNQGVSARIQFAGKRGKPGTWRVNRIDWVPTANMRQGQYRWCPIASDHPDGVCWDQATDARVEQRIHNVIYSLGADGNIVREWRITDERK; this comes from the coding sequence ATGGGACACAAGGCACGACACGACGCGAGGCATACGGCCTATCATTCGGCGCATGCGAGGCGGAGCGGAACCGGCGCATCAACCCGCACGGTGACGCCGATCCTCGTCATCCTGGCCATCATCGTCGTAGCTTGCGTCGCGCTGTTCATCGGCTTCGAGCACTATCATTCATCGACCGCGTCCGGCGAAAACGGGGCCAATGGCAACACCGTCGCGCTCAGCAAAAAGGCCACGCCGAAACCGGTGACCACGCACCACGGCAACTCGCCGGACTGCCCCGACAACGACTGCATCTCCATCTTCGTCAACGGCGACCTGCTCTTCCACGAGGGGCTGTGGAAGAACTTCCAGAACAATCCGAGCGCCACGGACGGCACGGCCTTCAACTTCGATCCGCTCTTCGCGCCGATGAAGCCGTATATCCAGTCCTCCGACATCGCGATCTGCGAGTTCGAGACGCCCATCGCGCAACGCGGCGGGCCATACACGGCGTATCCGATCTTCAACATTCCTCCTGAGGTGGCGGACGCGGCGGCGCACGTGGGCTACACCGCCTGCACGCACGGCACGAACCACTCCTGGGACCAAGGCAGCGAAGGCATCGCGAGGCTGTGGGACACGCTCGCGGCCGACGGCATCGCGCAGACCGGCTCGTACAAGACGCAGGCCGATTCGATGAAGCCACTGGTCATCACCTCCCCCACCGGCGGCGGCAAGCTCGGGCTCCTGACCGGCACCGTCTCCCTGAACGGCATGACCGCCGACCAGGATTGGCAGGTCGACCGGCTGCGCGAGGCCGGCGACCCCAACCACGAGGCCGACATTCAGAAGGCCGTCACGAAGGCGAACGCGGCACGCAAGCAGGGCGCGGACGTGGTGGCGATCGCGATGCACTCGGTGCAGGAATACCTGGATTACGCCGATTCGTGGCAGGTCTCGGAGGCGCACGAGCTCGCCGACACCGGGGCGTTCGACGTGATCTACGGGGCCGGATGCCACTGCGCACAACCCATCGAGCACTATCACAATACGTGGATCGTCTATGGGCTCGGCAACGCGGTGACGGTGACTTCGTACATTCCCGGCAACGAGGTCAATAACCAGGGCGTGAGCGCGCGCATCCAGTTCGCGGGCAAGCGCGGCAAGCCGGGTACGTGGCGGGTCAACCGGATCGACTGGGTGCCCACCGCCAACATGCGGCAGGGGCAGTACCGATGGTGTCCGATCGCGAGCGACCACCCCGACGGCGTCTGTTGGGACCAGGCGACCGACGCGAGGGTGGAGCAACGGATTCACAACGTCATCTATTCGCTGGGCGCCGACGGCAATATCGTGCGCGAGTGGCGAATCACCGACGAGCGGAAGTAG
- a CDS encoding NAD(P)H-dependent oxidoreductase: MTKFLVFTANPEPESLTQYIGKAFLEGAKSKGADVEFVDLHAIGFDPTYRMADRRQYLNEGPMPDDAAALQQKILDADVIAMVCPIYWCSMPAMMKGFTERVLCRHFGYNPDHSKSVIADKKFRFIMLTGSSEQWYHESGIHDAIYNQVIYYMFHHYCGVKDAELVYVDNLEMGDDSVEAREAASKHIERIKELGASMV; encoded by the coding sequence ATGACCAAATTCCTCGTATTTACGGCGAATCCGGAACCGGAGTCGCTGACGCAATATATCGGCAAGGCGTTCCTCGAGGGCGCGAAAAGCAAGGGCGCGGACGTCGAGTTCGTCGACCTGCACGCCATCGGTTTCGACCCGACCTATCGCATGGCCGACCGCAGGCAGTACCTCAACGAAGGTCCGATGCCCGACGACGCCGCGGCCCTGCAGCAGAAGATTCTCGACGCCGACGTCATCGCCATGGTCTGCCCGATTTACTGGTGCTCCATGCCCGCGATGATGAAGGGCTTCACCGAGCGCGTGCTCTGCCGCCACTTCGGCTACAACCCGGACCACAGCAAGTCCGTGATCGCCGACAAGAAGTTCCGCTTCATCATGCTCACCGGCAGCTCCGAGCAGTGGTACCACGAGTCCGGCATCCACGACGCCATCTACAACCAGGTCATCTACTACATGTTCCACCATTACTGCGGCGTGAAGGATGCCGAGTTGGTCTACGTCGACAACCTTGAGATGGGTGACGATTCGGTTGAGGCACGTGAGGCCGCGTCCAAGCACATCGAGCGCATCAAGGAGCTTGGCGCCTCGATGGTGTGA
- a CDS encoding Abi family protein produces MKEAKTVDQMVDLLVNERQLEVRDTETLRRILLDCNYYRLSGYFRCFQINPEQGNDIFRPGTTVKDFMVPYLKDEQLRARILQGTSVVEQTLRAHLAYSLAIHGDAYSYLDRRVYRNKTYRNGKEIRLSLIENINKWVGKSSESSIHHFLQGNEVVPIWALVEILPFDTVSKIFSLHNNTHAIDAVCSSMRLGKNRSRAAGIIHGMVYLRNLCSHHCRLWNRKMTIEPPLLKSLKQQYSQFNYDSESVWISLITLAYLVDGIKENQDYSNSLLKFVEPDSSYASGLMHSKY; encoded by the coding sequence ATGAAAGAGGCAAAAACAGTAGATCAAATGGTCGATTTGCTAGTCAACGAACGGCAACTGGAAGTTCGCGATACCGAAACTCTGCGAAGAATTCTCTTGGATTGCAATTATTACCGTCTTTCAGGATACTTTCGCTGTTTCCAAATTAATCCTGAACAAGGCAACGATATATTTCGCCCTGGAACGACAGTCAAAGATTTTATGGTTCCATATCTCAAGGACGAACAACTTCGTGCACGTATACTCCAAGGAACTTCAGTCGTCGAGCAGACGCTACGCGCTCATTTAGCCTATTCACTCGCGATTCATGGAGACGCATACAGCTATTTAGACCGACGAGTCTACCGAAACAAGACGTACCGAAACGGCAAAGAAATACGGCTATCTCTCATCGAAAATATCAATAAATGGGTTGGAAAATCCAGCGAATCTTCCATCCACCATTTCTTGCAGGGCAATGAAGTTGTTCCGATCTGGGCTTTGGTAGAAATACTCCCCTTCGATACCGTCTCGAAAATCTTCTCTTTGCATAACAACACGCATGCCATTGACGCAGTGTGTAGCTCGATGCGGTTGGGTAAGAACCGAAGTCGAGCGGCTGGAATCATTCACGGTATGGTTTATCTCCGAAATCTTTGCTCCCATCATTGCCGCTTATGGAACCGCAAAATGACGATAGAACCGCCTTTGCTGAAGTCATTAAAACAGCAATATAGCCAATTTAATTATGATTCAGAATCCGTTTGGATATCGTTGATAACACTTGCTTATCTTGTGGATGGCATTAAAGAGAACCAAGACTATTCCAATTCTCTCTTGAAGTTCGTCGAACCCGATAGCAGCTACGCATCCGGACTTATGCACTCGAAATATTAA
- a CDS encoding Na+:H+ dicarboxylate symporter yields MSIVLGLEDFLVAHPSIDVVISVLILITWIICGKPIPDISKTGSNLFVALSTLSGLVMAAATFICTMTYQSESRHMRIVRKRYSGELSRNWISVIIWTFIAAVLPLISVVIWETHLVIAVAFSLFALAMLVIKFVRCLHWLKYTLFMQKVSTIIQEPFTEDDMRPLVKNENR; encoded by the coding sequence ATGAGCATTGTATTGGGGTTGGAAGACTTCTTAGTTGCTCATCCCAGTATTGATGTTGTAATTTCTGTGCTTATTCTTATCACGTGGATTATTTGCGGAAAGCCAATTCCTGATATTAGTAAGACAGGTTCTAATTTATTTGTCGCGCTGTCAACACTTTCAGGTCTTGTGATGGCTGCAGCTACTTTTATTTGTACAATGACTTATCAATCTGAGTCAAGACACATGCGAATAGTACGTAAACGCTACTCAGGAGAATTATCTAGGAACTGGATAAGTGTAATAATTTGGACTTTCATTGCTGCGGTTCTGCCGCTTATTTCTGTAGTCATCTGGGAGACTCATTTAGTAATTGCAGTCGCATTTTCGTTGTTCGCTTTGGCGATGTTGGTTATAAAGTTCGTAAGATGCCTACATTGGTTGAAGTACACGTTGTTTATGCAAAAAGTGTCTACAATTATTCAAGAACCATTTACTGAAGATGATATGCGACCATTAGTCAAAAATGAGAATAGATAA
- a CDS encoding ImpB/MucB/SamB family protein has protein sequence MEKMMQRTVAFYRLQLRSREDVAYKNIEGVNWEKHLSEFSKLKWEQKAIGSVRYDALFVKKYPVLSVSEQFDPAFMQFVDGEHQRVMDYMDNYLADGNGRLAKSSAFAFFPDHGLVGRVSGSSGKSTEPLKKALNNYWPADTGWEWDVMPVITTDSLERFENELKGLTSFTACFTTERNLSSRPEDGGDTGVFYSKMSDRIGADLDIELKVSLSRGGPFSVSSRKFKKTVSDLVHFVAGQDKQMHVVGTDFADKMLELNLVKHPVVEQANIVIEENEPRQFTLLINHLIEICAQKQDYLYEIVQE, from the coding sequence ATGGAAAAAATGATGCAGCGCACAGTTGCGTTTTACCGACTTCAGTTGAGGTCTCGTGAAGATGTTGCGTATAAGAATATTGAAGGCGTCAATTGGGAGAAGCATCTCTCTGAATTTTCAAAATTAAAGTGGGAACAGAAAGCTATAGGAAGTGTACGATATGATGCTTTATTTGTTAAAAAATATCCAGTATTGAGCGTTAGTGAGCAGTTCGATCCCGCTTTTATGCAATTTGTAGATGGAGAGCATCAACGAGTAATGGATTATATGGATAATTATTTAGCTGATGGGAATGGAAGACTAGCTAAATCTTCAGCGTTTGCATTTTTCCCTGACCATGGGTTGGTTGGGCGTGTAAGCGGGTCGTCTGGTAAGAGTACAGAACCATTGAAAAAAGCTTTAAATAATTACTGGCCAGCAGATACTGGATGGGAATGGGACGTTATGCCAGTTATCACAACTGATAGTCTTGAACGCTTTGAAAATGAGCTAAAGGGCTTAACGTCGTTTACAGCATGTTTTACTACTGAACGTAATCTTAGTTCACGTCCTGAAGATGGGGGCGATACCGGCGTTTTTTATAGTAAAATGTCTGATCGGATTGGTGCTGATCTAGATATTGAGCTTAAAGTTTCGCTATCGCGAGGCGGGCCGTTTTCCGTATCTAGTCGAAAGTTTAAAAAAACTGTAAGTGACTTGGTTCATTTTGTTGCTGGTCAAGATAAGCAAATGCATGTCGTTGGTACTGACTTTGCGGATAAAATGCTTGAGCTCAACCTTGTCAAGCATCCCGTAGTAGAGCAGGCGAATATTGTTATCGAAGAGAATGAGCCTCGGCAATTCACTCTTCTGATAAATCATCTTATCGAGATTTGTGCTCAAAAACAGGATTATTTATATGAAATCGTCCAAGAATAA
- a CDS encoding RNA-directed DNA polymerase, producing MDINEVQSADGCLREGSDSVSPIALSKADHLQARAFYFSTAAYYTFILPSYFDFQPLLSNLSEKYPEFYRLQNNERTEVRSNVANYRLLWNKDGAYAWRPMELAHPALYANLVALMTTEENWKKIQQRFRYFSDECEGKVKVASLPTISLDQDSIAESNIMTWWTTIEQESIRLSLKYKYVTISDITNCYGSMYTHTIAWALHGKEEAKRHRGKFDLLGNTIDCFMQDMNAGQTNGIPQGNEISNLISELVLGFADTELVHKIQEKHGGWETGRYKILRYRDDYRIFTNTAEDSNEIMLLLTGVLADLNLKINSSKTKVSDDIISVCIKKDKIDRLITHHFDRNLQKNLLLIRESGKRYRNSGSLNKNLAEFRKRLDWVKTMPKDNDVLLPIVVDIMHANSRTYPTCASIIGKLLDYERNDDGKVGLIDAILTRFNDIPNIGYLEIWLQRISISVNQRLEHHYDDSLCRIQTNQDRSIWNSDWIHENLDIRDVVESTCVVNQEEWGRLSDVIPVAETELFVNDSYPG from the coding sequence ATGGATATAAATGAAGTTCAAAGCGCAGATGGATGTTTACGCGAAGGTAGCGATTCTGTCAGTCCAATAGCACTTAGCAAAGCTGATCATCTTCAGGCCCGTGCTTTTTACTTTTCTACGGCTGCTTATTATACGTTTATCTTGCCTTCATATTTTGACTTTCAACCATTGTTGTCAAACTTATCTGAAAAGTATCCTGAATTTTATCGTCTTCAAAATAATGAAAGGACTGAGGTTCGGTCCAACGTTGCAAACTATCGCTTGTTGTGGAACAAGGATGGAGCTTATGCATGGCGCCCTATGGAATTGGCGCATCCGGCTCTTTATGCTAATTTAGTAGCGTTAATGACGACGGAAGAGAATTGGAAAAAGATTCAGCAACGGTTTCGTTATTTTAGCGATGAGTGTGAAGGCAAAGTTAAAGTTGCTAGTTTGCCTACTATTTCACTTGATCAAGATTCTATTGCAGAGTCGAATATTATGACATGGTGGACAACAATTGAACAAGAATCCATTCGCTTGTCATTGAAATATAAATACGTAACGATAAGTGATATAACAAATTGTTATGGTTCTATGTATACGCATACAATTGCTTGGGCTTTACACGGGAAAGAGGAAGCCAAACGTCATAGAGGTAAATTTGATTTATTGGGGAATACAATCGATTGCTTCATGCAAGATATGAATGCAGGTCAGACCAATGGCATCCCACAAGGTAATGAAATCTCCAATCTCATTTCTGAATTAGTGCTAGGTTTTGCCGATACAGAGCTGGTGCACAAGATTCAGGAAAAGCATGGTGGTTGGGAAACAGGACGATATAAGATTTTACGTTATCGAGATGATTATAGGATTTTCACTAATACTGCTGAAGACAGTAATGAGATTATGCTATTACTTACGGGTGTATTAGCTGATTTGAATCTGAAAATAAATAGTTCAAAGACGAAAGTTTCTGATGACATTATCTCTGTCTGCATTAAAAAGGATAAAATTGACAGACTTATAACTCATCATTTCGATAGAAATTTACAGAAAAATTTATTATTAATCCGAGAATCAGGTAAACGTTATAGGAATAGCGGAAGCTTAAATAAGAATCTAGCGGAATTTAGAAAGAGGCTTGACTGGGTTAAAACAATGCCCAAAGATAATGATGTTTTGTTACCAATAGTGGTAGATATTATGCATGCGAATTCTAGAACATATCCTACTTGTGCTTCCATTATTGGTAAACTTTTGGATTATGAGCGCAATGACGATGGAAAAGTTGGACTCATTGATGCAATTCTGACAAGATTTAATGATATTCCCAATATTGGTTATCTTGAAATATGGTTACAACGAATATCAATAAGCGTCAATCAGAGGTTGGAACATCATTACGACGACTCTTTATGCAGGATACAAACCAATCAAGATCGTTCCATATGGAATAGTGATTGGATTCATGAGAACTTGGATATTCGTGATGTTGTTGAATCGACATGTGTTGTAAATCAAGAAGAGTGGGGCCGTCTAAGTGATGTAATCCCGGTAGCTGAAACAGAGTTGTTCGTAAATGACAGTTATCCAGGCTAA